The following nucleotide sequence is from Vulpes lagopus strain Blue_001 chromosome 1, ASM1834538v1, whole genome shotgun sequence.
ACAATGTAATTAAACTTCAAATCTTTATAGgtcatttttttattcctctgattttgattcttttttacttagaaaataatcCCTCTGTTTAATATTGTAGCATTGAACTTCCTCTCTATGCTCAAAGTGAGAAGAGTATTTCCTCACATTTCTGATATTTAGATCATCTTCAAATAACTCCAAAGAAATCACTAAGCAAGGCCACTCCTACGGGTCACAAAAGGAAATACCTATGAAGGGTTAGTACATAGCTATAAAGAGTTCATTGGGAGTGATTTCtggctttccagaaatatattaaccattttaaattacCAACATACTAAATTCTGCTTTAGTCTTTTTACTTACACTTCAAGTGTTATCTGCTGTTTGATGCAGCTCCCCTGAAAGGGGTAACACTTCAGctgctttccttttcctgaatGTCTTTGTTGCTTTCATGCCTCTGCCTTATTTGAGTTCTGCATCTATCCAGCCTGTTAGCATCACTCTTAATTCTGAAGCAGTGGTTCTTAACTCTAATTTAGGCCCTGAACTAGGCTCAAGAAGCTCATGAACAGTCTCCCCAGGAAATGCACTTTGCAGATACAGGTATAggcagatatagatatagatatagatatagatatagatatagatatagatagattatATAGAtgatataaatacagatatagatacTTCACATACAATTTCACCATATTCATGACTCTCCTGTCTCGAGGTCCTCAAATTAAAAGCTCTGCTGTGGGGCTTTAAATCCATGCTATAGTTTCTCAGATGAAGCATGTGACAGTGAGTGTTCATTTTGGCTGCCTGAGATCTGAGGTATATGTTCTTTGAGttaaagaaatgtcttttctgtTGTTCTATAATGTACTCTGTAAAGGtcctggagaaataaaaatggggCAGAAtcagggattttttaaaaagattttatttatttattcattagagacacagaaagagaggcagagacatagatggaggcagaagcaggctccttgcagggagcctgatgtgggacttgattccccccagatcctgggatcacgccctgagcggaaggcagatgctcaacggctgagccacccaggtgtcccagaatcaGGGATTTGAAGAATAACAAAATACTTGCATATGATACTGAATTTGTACTGAATACTAAATTTGGTAAAATTAAAACACTACACATTCATGAAGGGACCGATTCATGATAAATAATATATTGCATAGCCTGTTCCCATGGTGAATCATTCAATGGTGATAATTTTAATACGTGtattttttgttggttttcttcctTCAGAAATGAATGCCAGGGGAGTTATCCTTAATGCATTTGAACGCTATCGCCTAAAAACATGCATTGACTTCAAGCCTTGGACTGGAGAAGCTAACTATATATCAGTGTTCAAGGGCAGTGGGTAAGGTGGAGAGTTTATCTTCTAGGGTTTCAAATGAGAACCTTGTGGCTGTGGCCTATCATAGCAATTGCCCTAGGCCTTGGCCTTGAGGTGGGTGGGGTCTTCCTTAGCTGTTTGTTGGAGAGTAAAAGACAAACTGTGTTTAGTTCCTCTAGCCATAAAGATCATATTTTCAGACATGCAACCAGACCACCCATACTAAAACAAGGTGGATGGGATTCATGCCATCCATCCCATGACTTAGTGAACTTCAGCCATTTGTAGCTTACATACCCCTTATTTCCCTGTCTCAGTAAaacatgtatgtgcatgcatgtttgtttgtgtatatgcatgtgtatttcAAGTGACTACACTTACTACTTGAGTTAAACTGGCAGTGTTATTTACCTGGTGATAACACTCAGCAATTCTGCATGGTTGCTCTACCTATAAAACCGTATTATTGGTCATCAACATACCAAGGACAATGTGAAAAACttagaaatttccagaaaaaaatcacaactagGTTGACTGAGGGATGACTTGCTTCTGTGGGATATTTGATGCCAGGGCCAGATCTCCAAAAGCCATCTGGTCTGTAAGGTTTTTCATCCCTCACCAGGGTTGTGAGAGAAATGTAGTGTCCTGATATGAGTGAAGGATCTAAGTGGGTAACCGAGTGGGGCGGGCACTGGGCATTTTTGCCCTAAGACCTCAGCCTGCATCATGAGAACCCCTCACTCCCTGTCTCTGTAAACTCTCCTGTAAGCTGCTGGTCTTCAGTGGGAAACAGGCACGTGGGGAAGCAAGAACTTTCCATCGGGACGAACTGTGACAGAATAGCAACGATTCAACACGAGTTCCTCCACGCACTGGGATTCTGGCATGAGCAGTCTCGTTCTGATCGGGATGACTATGTCAGGATAATGTGGGACAGAATTCAGTCAggtatatttcttttgttctgctttggttaaaaattgaatttctgggcagcctgggtggctcagccacttagcgctgccttcagcccagggcctgatcctggagaccgaggatcaagtcccacgtcgggctccctgcatggagccgcttttccctctgcctgtgtctctgcctccctctctctctctctctctctctcgtaaataaataaaatctttaaaaaaacaacaactgaatTTCTAAGCACATGCCCCATTCTGCTGACTGTTCATAATGGAAAAGCTGATGTCTTGATGTTTTACCTCACTCAGCCCTGACTCAATATGGGTTGAGGTGCCTGAAGGTTGTGGGGCATTCGTGTCCTAGAGCCCTGGTATGTTGGAGCCGGTTGGGATCTAAGAAAGTAATATTTCCCAAAGTACTTTTTATGGGATGTTGTCCCATGATATGTTCCCAGAGAGATCTGTAGTCCAATTAGTTTGGGAAATCCTAGGTTCCAGTAAACTCAACTTGAGTTATTGACACTGCTTATtgttcagtctttttaaaaaatattttatttaaattcaatttgccaacatatagtataacacccagttctcatcccatcaagtgccctccttagtgcccatcatctAGTTactccatccacccacccactgtCCAGAGTCTTTATCAGATTAACATacatttacagattttatttcccAAAGTGACCTGATCATGGTCTTTTTTGGGGGACAGGAGGTATTTGTGTTTGTTACTCCATGGGGCCCATACTGGGAAACACTGTGGTAGTTGAACAGCTCAAACTTTTTGGAACTTTGTGTTCCAAGCCAAAAAGGCCTTAACATAGTACGACTAAGGCTCATGTTGCCTGCAGAGACACTTAGTTTCCCACTGGGCCTGCCTACAAAGGGTATAGCGGAGGGAGTGGCATTGCTGTCATATGAGGCATTATGGGGTCTGTTCTGTAGTTAGACCCCTGATATCACAACTTTTACAATCACAGCTCAGTGATATTGATTGTCTGGTGATCCCAACTCGGGTAAGGCCCAGCAGTGGACTAAGAGATTTCTAGGGCAAGAGAAGTGTTTAGTTTTCATTTATCATCTCACTCTTTAAGGTTCCCCAGGTCTTATCTGAGTAGAAACCCTCTCCCTGGATTTGATAACGCATCTGTAAGCTTTGGAAATCTGATCCACCTTACTGTTTCCACAAAGTCATCCCACTTTGGGTTGCAATCAGTTGCTCATTAATATGATGCCGAGCAACTAGATATCTTCTCTAAATCTATttacataggggtgcctgggttgctcagtcagttaggcatctgcctttggctcaggtcatgattctggagtcctgggagtgagccccgtatcgggctccctgctcagtgaggagtcagcttctccatctactcttccctctgctcatgttctctctctctttcactcactctctctctcaaataagtaaataaagtcttaaaaaaaataaatgtacttgcATATTGTATTGCATACATATTCCAGTAACCATGAAATCCCTGACTATGTCAGTTCCTTCTGGCGATTTCTGTCTGTGATATCAATCCCAGGTCCCTTCCCATCACATCTCTCAAagtcctcctccctccatcttcaTCTGCTTTGGGTGCTCTCACTTTCCCATTAACACCTGCTAATAACTCTGGTTGTCTTCATAACATCTTTTAGAATCTACCTTTCTATTACCAGTTCTTAGAGCCTCACACTGTGTGCTAATGTCCAGCCTTGGGTGGTAATGGAAACTTAGAATAAGGTAAGCTAAATTTTGTGAACATCaatgtaattaaaaatcttttcacaTTTATCGTGTAGGCAGAGAACACAATTTTAACACTTACGATGACCAAGTATCAGACTCCTTGAATGTTCCCTATGATTATACTTCAGTGATGCACTACAGTAAGACTGCTTTCCAAAATGGAACGGAACCAACGATCGTAACAAGAATCTCAGACTTCATGGATGTGATCGGCCAACGAATGGATTTCAGTGACTATGATCTCTTAAAGCTGAATCGACTGTATAACTGCAGTATGTGACAGGTTCTTTGATatgccttctgtgtctctgccatgtAGGAAAAAATTATTCACTGTGCCATTTTGCTGAGCATTGCTGGCTTTTCTGAAACTATGGTTTGATAAATGTTTGGTAACTGTTTGATAATTATGGTTTTATAGTTGAagttggatatttaaaaaaaaaaatcccacaagtGCACTCAAATCTCAATCCACAACTTGGAAGCagtatttttcttctcagaagtTTTGAtcttcagattaaaaataaattgggccCTATAGTGACATGCCCCATGTAGATTTTTAAGTGAGGAGCCATCATACAAATGGGATCAAATAATCTGTGTTGCAGTTGAATAATCTGGATAACTAGAGGAGTGTAGACTTCAGTTCCTATAAATTAGATGATTAAAGAAAGGCATCTTGGGGGCAGACAGCTTGTTCAAATACAGAGTTAATTAATCTTTTGGTTTTGCAGATATCAAGAGGTCTTCAAGCCACTATGCCCCAGAATCAGCAGGGTGTCCCCTTTAAAGCCATCCTGGCATTCCTAGTACTTCTGTGACAAATCAGTTTTCATTACTTAGATTATTATATTGTAGGAgtgtcaataatttttttttttacttttatagccACTTCCCTGAGCTTTATGGACTCATGCAATTTTGAACTGGAAAATGTGTGTGGTATGATTCAAAGTTCAGGTGATAATACTGACTGGCAGTGGGTTTCCCGAGTTCCCAGGGGCCCAGAGAGCGATCACTCCAACATGGGCCAGTGCAAAGGTAACAAGAGTGAGATGCTTCGATTTTATACTTGGTGACTCCAGCATTTTCCTTTGCTATGAAAGACGGGATTTTATCTCTAATTTTTATCAGAATTATTGATGATAACCCATGTGGTAGCTACTGAGGAAACAGTTCTGTGCCTTAGAAGGACATGGTTCgtttctctgcttttcctctctgaCTTTTCTCATCTTTCTACGAGTCAGAGCTGGGCTCTGGGAAGCCTCTCCCTGCGTGTGCTAACAGCAGGAAGGTACTGAATCTCCTGGAAGGATTCTTATCCACAGGGTAGTGGGGTTGTTTTCTGAGAGCTTACAAGATACAAGAGATTTTCTAGGGAACAGCACAAGGCTGTGAATTCATCAGATTCAGAATTTCAGCTGGTTGTGATTACACGCTCCTGTtataaaaatcctgaaaataaaGGGACAAAgtacaatttatttaattttattcacatGACTATCCTTTTCCATCATCATTTTGTGTTAAATTAAGTAGTCATTTATTTGGCTACAAGtactccatttttatttatttgctcattcctGGCATCAAAGATGTAAAACTAGACTTCAGAACTCAGGGTCATTGCATGCCAGCTCAGCTGGTGTAGGCAGTGCTTGAGGTCCCTAACAGCAAAgagtgcttttccttttcttttttctttcttggagccTGGGGATTTGGGGAAGATAGGTGTTAAGGGTACAGACTTGCAACGAGTAGTAAATAAGTCCCGGAGATCTGATGCACAGTGTAGTGAACATAGCGATAATTGTATTCTAACCGCTAAACTTACTGAGAGATGAGAATTTAATAATTCCTACCACAAAAAAGAAGTGATAACTATGTGACATGCTAGAGGTTGCTAATTATTGCTACAGGGCGATCGTATTACAATACATAAATGTAATCAAAGTGATATGTTGCACACCTTAGATTTACACAATGCTATAGGTCAAATATGTGTCAgtaaaataccattttctttacAAAGGCAGATTTGGGTAGTGGATAGTGGTCCTCCGTAggccagaaggaaggaggaaggaaaggagggagggagaaaatgagcgacagacagagagagacacagagagagactagACCAAAAAGGTGAtactttttctgattttgaaagcTAGAGTAAGGAAAAGTGACTGAGAGTCTCTTTTATAAACTGCCTGTTCCTGGAACTGGACTCAACTGTCCAACCCAGCGCTGTCTATACAGTGCGTACTAAGTGGAACTCTTGTGCCCACAAGACATGCGTTCCTAGGGCTGGTGTCTGTTTTGTcaattttgctttggttttcttgaCAGGTTCTGGCTTCTTCATGCATTTCGACAGTAGCTCTGTAAGTGTGGGGGCCACGGCCATGCTGGAAAGCAGAACGTTATACCCTAAAAGAGGATTTCAGTGcttgcagttttatttatataacagtGGAAGTGAAAATGACCAACTGAACATCTACACCAGGGAGTACACTGCAGACCACGTGAATGGTACTTTGACGCTcgtggaagaaataaaaggtacaatATCAACATTCTCATTGCCTCGGTTCAGAGTGAGGCAACCTTAACTCTTTTAAGTCTCTGGCACTGAGGAGATCAGTTCTTGGCAAGGAATGAAAATACCAGCGAGGAGTGGCGgtgcagtcggttgagcatctggctctgggTTTTGGGTTCAGGTCACGGTTtcctgggtggggggatggagccctacactgggctccacgcTCCACGAGGAGTCTGCCGgagagtctctctctgcccctcccctcgctctctccctctccctcaaataaagaaatccttaaaaaatataagaaaaactaGTTTAGGCAAAATGGGAAGTTACTGGTTCAATGTGAAGAGATTGTGGAATGGACGAAGGAGGAACTGGCGTCAGGCAGGACGGGGCCTGTCCCTGAACATGGCTGGGGACCTCTCAAGTTGGCTCAGATGGGCTTTGTCCACAAAACTGGACCTTTGGATATTTCACTTCCCAGCTGACATTTCTGACAAATGTGCCATCTGACTGGAAAAGGGAGTCTTCCTCtaatttttagcttaaaaaaaaaaaaaagtcccagtgAAGAATTCTAATTGTTAGGATTTGGGTTAAGTGCAACTTCGAGAGCAATTCTGAGAGGAGAGAGGGCAACAGTCCATCACTCTCCTGTGTGGGAGAGGTGGGGCATGTTGATCAACTATAAAAGCAGGTGGTTAAGACACTTCCCTCGGGAAGGGAGGGGCTGTGGGCTGCCGACTATGTTACTGTCTGCTCCATGTATTGACCCCTTGGTTTGAATGAATTGAGTAAAACCTCTTATAAAATCGATCTACATTATGCTATATGTCATATCATTTTCTTCCCATAAACAAGAGTACAAAAGGTATATAAGAGACTTGCTTAGGGGTCCAGAATTTAAACGGATAGTAGTGACAATAATGAAGTGGAAGTTCTCATGAAAGATTTTTGTTCAATCCGGAGTTTATCCATGTATAATAGTATTTTCCATGATTTGGATATTTCTAACTTATTTTCACATAATTGTGTTTCACATTAAGTGCCAATGTATTGAAGTTTTAAGTCGTTGTTTTAACTACTTGTTTGACATGAATTCCTAAGCTGCTCTCTACCTGGGggattctgatatttttaaaatgcattgctTCTTATTTGAGTATGTGATATAAGAAAATAACACAGGATAACAGAGCCTGCACTGCTAGCTAAGAGCAGGGAATGTTGGTGAAAGGGGGAATATGGGATGGGGAGAAAGATGATGGTATCAAATATTAGATAAATATGTATAATGTTGAGTCACTAGTAAATGATCTAAGGAGTAAGTTGTAAATGTGGGCTTTCTGGGGTTTGGTGGATTCCTGTTTAATACTATCAAAACTTTGATTGAAAATTTTGCATGTgaagagagtatttttttttaaagattttatttatttattcatgagagacacacacagagaggtggagacacaggcagagggagaagcaggcttcctgcatagagcccaatgcaggaccccatcccagaattccgggatcacaccttgaaccaaaggcagacgctcaaccgctgagccatccaggcatcccagtgaaGGAAGTATTTCAATCAAACTATAAATGAGGCTTTGGCTGAGTATCACAGGAATCTATATTTAACTAACATAGAATGGGAGGTAATTCATATACAGGGCATGCAGTACTCATAAGTTAGATGTTGTCATTTGGTCACCCATTACTGGGAAAGGATGACCTTTCTGAGGAACAAGTAAATAAGCATCCAAATATTCCAGATAGCATTTTGACACCACAGAGATTCCTTGAAGGTAATGGGTCTGGGCTGGAGAAATGAGAAAGTTACTCTGCGGACCTGTAGGAATCAATAGCTCTAGGATTATCATTTGTCCTATGAAGGTTAAAAACTCTAATGTTGATTTGCACTTGATTCCTGGTCCTTTGTTTGAGTTGAAATAATAATGTCTCTTTTGCAGATATACCCATTGGGAGCTGGCAACTTTACCATGTAACATTGAAAGTGACCAACAAATTTAGAGTGGTGTTTGGAGGAGTCAGAGGCGCTGGTGCATCATTGGGTGGCCTGTCTATTGATGACATCAATCTCTCAGAGACACAGTGCCCTCATCATATCTGGCATATAAAGAATTTTACACAGTATATTGGCAGCTCGAGTGGAACTTTATATAGCCCaccattttattcttctaaagGTTATGCCTTTCAGATTCACTTGAATCTAAGCCATTCGACTAATGCAGGAATATATTTCCACTTGATCTCTGGAGCCAATGATGATCAATTACAATGGCCATGTCCTTGGCAACAAGCCACGATGACACTCTTGGATCAAAATCCTGACATTCGACAGCGTATGTCCAACCAGCGGAGTGTAACTACAGACCCATTTATGACCACTGGTTCGtgactcattttctttattgctaatgcATGATCATTGTtctagggggggggggggaaggatgATTTGGGAATGAGAGACTGCATGGTCAGGTACCTAGGGAATATTGAGCCCCAAATTTTAGGAATAGAAGATATGGAGGGGAAGGGCTTCAGCAATTGtggactgagtcccccaggcaggACACTGTCAGGAATGTGAGTTAGGACTGTGAAAAATAGAGGAGATACTGTTTATTCCTGGCAATTGACCATATCTGAGTTCCCAGTTGTTCAAGGAGTATTGGTTTTAGAGTCTGGcatgcctgggttcaaatccaagaTTTGCTTCTCATTAGCTATGTTGAGCAAATAGTCTTTTgggacccaggtgtccccagacatAAAACTGAGGCAGTAATAATAACCAGCTCCTTGCCACCAGGGCTGTAAAACACACTTCAGCTTTTGTAGAAGGGGATGGTTCCTGATGAGAAGGAAGACATTGAGCAGGTGCTCTGGAGTGTTGGGAAGGCTCTGAGAAGgaattaatactttttattaaagaattCTGGAAAACTCACCAATGGTGACATCACTCCCCATATTCCCAGTCTCAAAAAAGGAACACCCCCCCTCCACCAAAACAATCAcgtttctaattttaataatccTTTGCCCTCTAGTaacctaataaaaatgaaattatggcaAGGTAAATATTGTTGCCAAATTTGAGTTCTACATATGAAAAAATGGACCTAAGtgacacaggaaaataaaaattactaatctgatagaaaaaagaaatattcacaaaCAGGATTGTAGGGATTTGATGTACagaattttttcactttttcccccGAAACATATTTCTGTGAATGACATTGAAAATGGCCCAAAGTTGGGTGGGTCATCACCTTTTCCCAGAAGCAGTGCTTCTCGCTGTCTTCTATTCCTGAACGACTTTGCTCTGGCAGGTAAACAATTCAGCTAATGAGATGAACTgctctatgtttaaaaaaaaaaaactctgttagggcgcccagctggctcagtcattagagcatgtgactcttgatctcagaatcgtGAGTTTGATCCTCatgttgtagagattactttaaaaataaaataaagtctcagAAACGTATTGATTTAACTTAGTTAAAAGGACTATATATGACTCAAGGCAACTAAAGAATGATTTTAAGGAGCAGGGGAGTTTCTATACTGACTAGTCCCTGTTGGTGTGATACCCCACCTAAGCAACTTTTGATATCTCTCCACACAAAGTCCAGAATATAGTCTTCCTTGCCAGgcaatctcattttctttaggaCAGTGTAAATGAACAAGCTTCAGTGACTTGCCAGAGAATACATCACAGGTCAATAgcatcatttaattattttgagcTCTATCCTAATTGTGTTTCACATTGCCTGTTTTTT
It contains:
- the MEP1B gene encoding meprin A subunit beta isoform X2, with the protein product MDSWYLPWFLFSAVFLMVPGLPARENFVKDVDGGIDQDIFDINEDLGLDLFEGDIRLDGAQDRNSIIGEEYRWPHTIPYVLEDSLEMNARGVILNAFERYRLKTCIDFKPWTGEANYISVFKGSGCWSSVGNRHVGKQELSIGTNCDRIATIQHEFLHALGFWHEQSRSDRDDYVRIMWDRIQSGREHNFNTYDDQVSDSLNVPYDYTSVMHYSKTAFQNGTEPTIVTRISDFMDVIGQRMDFSDYDLLKLNRLYNCTTSLSFMDSCNFELENVCGMIQSSGDNTDWQWVSRVPRGPESDHSNMGQCKGSGFFMHFDSSSVSVGATAMLESRTLYPKRGFQCLQFYLYNSGSENDQLNIYTREYTADHVNGTLTLVEEIKDIPIGSWQLYHVTLKVTNKFRVVFGGVRGAGASLGGLSIDDINLSETQCPHHIWHIKNFTQYIGSSSGTLYSPPFYSSKGYAFQIHLNLSHSTNAGIYFHLISGANDDQLQWPCPWQQATMTLLDQNPDIRQRMSNQRSVTTDPFMTTDNGNYFWDRPSKVGEVAFFPNGTQFRRGRGYGTSAFITHTRLKSRDFIKGGDVYILLTVEDISHLNSTQVQPTPTSNTIDLCTNFKCENDGICIVQNGKPECRSTHFEDELNNMASR
- the MEP1B gene encoding meprin A subunit beta isoform X1 — protein: MDSWYLPWFLFSAVFLMVPGLPARENFVKDVDGGIDQDIFDINEDLGLDLFEGDIRLDGAQDRNSIIGEEYRWPHTIPYVLEDSLEMNARGVILNAFERYRLKTCIDFKPWTGEANYISVFKGSGCWSSVGNRHVGKQELSIGTNCDRIATIQHEFLHALGFWHEQSRSDRDDYVRIMWDRIQSGREHNFNTYDDQVSDSLNVPYDYTSVMHYSKTAFQNGTEPTIVTRISDFMDVIGQRMDFSDYDLLKLNRLYNCTTSLSFMDSCNFELENVCGMIQSSGDNTDWQWVSRVPRGPESDHSNMGQCKGSGFFMHFDSSSVSVGATAMLESRTLYPKRGFQCLQFYLYNSGSENDQLNIYTREYTADHVNGTLTLVEEIKDIPIGSWQLYHVTLKVTNKFRVVFGGVRGAGASLGGLSIDDINLSETQCPHHIWHIKNFTQYIGSSSGTLYSPPFYSSKGYAFQIHLNLSHSTNAGIYFHLISGANDDQLQWPCPWQQATMTLLDQNPDIRQRMSNQRSVTTDPFMTTDNGNYFWDRPSKVGEVAFFPNGTQFRRGRGYGTSAFITHTRLKSRDFIKGGDVYILLTVEDISHLNSTQVQPTPTSNTIDLCTNFKCENDGICIVQNGKPECRCLSGEDWWYMGERCERRGSIQDTIVIAASSTAAVFAVMLIVTLVSVYCVRKRYRSRTSSNTADMTLENEHAF